A segment of the Aromatoleum aromaticum EbN1 genome:
GTAGGTGTTGATGTGCGCGATGGCCTCGTCGAGGTCGGCGACCACTTTCACCGCAATGACGGGCGCGAGATATTCCTCCGACCAGTCCTGCTCGCTCGCGGCGCGCAACTTGTCCGCAGCGATCCCGGCTGCGCGCAGGATTGCCAGCGATTGCTCGCAACCACGCATCTCGACGCCTTTCGTCGCGAGCATCCGGCCGATTTCCGGCAGCAGGCGCGGCGCGACCTCACGGGCGACGAGCAGTGATTCCGCCGTGTTGCAGGTGCCGTAGCGCTGCGTCTTGGCGTTTTCGACGATCGGCACGACTTTCGCCACATCGGCATCGCGGTCGATATAGACGTGGCAGTTGCCGTCGAGGTGCTTGATGACCGGCACCCGCGCTTCCTTCGAAATGCGTTCGATCAGGCCTTTGCCGCCGCGGGGAACGATGACGTCGACGAACTCGGGCATCGTGATGAGGTGGCCGACCGCGGCACGGTCGGTGGTCTCGACGACCTGCACCGAAGTTTCCGGCAACCCGGCAGCAGCGAGTCCTGTCCTGACGCACTGCGCGATCGCCTGGTTGCAGTGCAGCGCCTCCTTGCCGCCACGCAGGATCGCGGCGTTGCCGGACTTGAGGCACAGCGCCGCGGCGTCGGCGGTGACGTTGGGGCGCGCTTCGTAGATGATGCCGATGACACCGAGCGGCACGCGCATCTTGCCGACCTGGATGCCCGATGGGCGACGCTTGACATCGGTGATCTCGCCGATCGGGTCGGGCAGTCCTGCGACCTGTTCGAGCCCTTCGGCCATCGCCTCGATGCCCTTGGCGGTCAGGGTGAGGCGATCGATCAGCGCCGCTTCGAGTCCCGCGGCGCGCGCCTCGTCGAGGTCGCGTGCGTTCGCCGCGAGCAGTTCCCCGGTCTGTTCCCGAATGGCCGCGGCCATCGCGACGAGTGCGGCGTTCTTGTCTGCCGTCGAAGCGGTCGCGAGCACGCGCGAGGCGGCACGTGCCTGGCGGCCCAGAGTCTGCATGTAGTCGTGGATGTCCATCGGATTCTCGATGTTGCCGTGCAAAAGAAGATTAAAGCATCGATCGACCGGCACCCGCCAGTGTGCGCGCCTGCAGGGAGGTGAGCGGACCGGTCAGCGTCGCGCGAGTCGCATAGCCAGCTGCAGGAATTCGTCCCACACATCGCCTGGAGCGAGCCCCTTGATGATGCGGTCGATCTTCGCCGCGTGCAGCAATGCTGCGCGAAGCGTGCCGGTTCGAACCCGCCCCAGCGCGCTGCTTAGCGCGTACTTGCGCCGTTCGTCGAAGATTCGTTCCGCCTTGAACAGCGTTGCAAGCGGCTGGCCAGCCGTTTTTCCGGCGCACAGCTTGGCCAGCATCCTGATTTCGTTCGCGAGTGCCCACAGCACCAGCGGCGGTGCGGCGCCTTCGCCCTGCAGCCCTTCGAGGAGACGCGTGCACCGCACGGGATCGCCTTCGACGAGCGCGTCGCGCAGCTTGGCAATGTCGTAGCGGGCGACGTTCAGCACCGCATTCTGGACATCCTCGAGGCTGAGGCTTCCTTCCGCATGGAGCAGGCCGAGCTTGAGTATTTCCTGGTGCGCGGCGAGCAGATTGCCTTCGACGTGTTCGGCGATGAAAGCGAGCGCCTCCGGGCTTGCCGTCTGCTTTTGCCGCGCCAGCCGGACCGCGATCCATTCTCCAAGGCGTTCGCGTTCCGGTGCGTTGAGTTCGACCGTCACGCCGAGTTGCGACAAGGCGGTGAACCACGCAGTCTTGCGCGTCGCCCAGTCGACTTCGGGCAGCGTGATCAGCGTCACGATACCGCTGGGGAGGCTGCGCGCATAACGCTGAAGGGCGTCGCCGCCGTCGCGTCCGGGTTTCCCGCCGGGAATGCGCAGGTCGATCAGCTTCGAGCCGCCGAACAACGACAGATTCCCTGCAGCGGCGCTCAGGCTTTCCCACCGGAAACCCTGACCGACGACCAGCGTTTCACGTTCGTCGAAGCCTTGGCGGCGCGCCGCGGCGCGCACCAGATCGGCAGCTTCGAGCACCAGCAGCGGCTCGTTGCCGTGCAGCAGGTAGAGCGGGGCGAGCGGCTTTGCCAGATGTGCGGAAAGCTGTTCGGGACGCAGGTTCACGGCTTCGCGGCTGCCAGGCGGCGCATCAACTGGTCGATGAGGTCGATCTGCATGTCGCGGAACAGCAGGGCTTCTTCCTGTTCCTTGGCGAGGATCTGGGCGTCGTCGAAGTTGTATTCGCGCCGCGCGGAAATCGTCGTCACGGGAATCCATTCGTTGCCGTTGCGGCCGACGAGCCGGAAACTCATGAGGCGCTGGAGCTGATACTCGCGCACCTTGCCTCCTCCGGTGAGCGTGAGGATCTCGCGCTCGGTCTGATCGCGCAGGATTTCGAGCCTGACCTCGGCTTTTGCCGGGTCGTCCGTGATCGTCGTGTTGCCGTTTGCGACGATGCGGCGATGCAGCGCCGCGCCGAGGTCTGACTGCCTGCTGACGCCGAGGTAAATGCTGGAAAACGCGAGCGGCTGCGGGCCGCGCAACTTGAATCCGCAGCCGCCGAGCAGCGCAGCGGCCGCCAGTGTGCCGAACCCCAGGACCAGGCGGCGACGGGTAGGGGCGGACTTCATCACCATCGCTCAGACAACGATGTTGACGAGGCGGCCGGGCACGACGACGACTTTGCGCGGCGGCTTGCCTTCCATGAATTTCTGCGCTGTTTCCGAACCGAGAGCGAGCGCTTCAATGGCGGAATTGCTTGCGCCGGCGGCGACCCGGAGGCTGCCGCGCAGCTTGCCATTGACTTGCAGCACGAGGTCGATCTCGTCCTGCCTGAGCGCGTCTTCGGAAGGTTCGGGCCAGCTCGCATGCAGCACGTCGCCGGTAAAGCCGCAGTCCTGCCACAGCGCATGCGCGACGTGCGGCGTGATCGGCGCGAGCAGGCGCAGCAGGATGTCGAGCCCTTCCTCCGCTACCTGCGCGTGGGCCGCCGCGACGTCACGCGGCGCCTTTTCGAGGGCATTGAGGATTTTCATCGCGGCCGAGACGACGGTGTTGAACTGGTGCTTGCCGAAGTCGTAATTCGCCTGCCTGAGGCAGACGTGGATCTCGCGCCGCACTGCGGCGAGCGCTTCCGGCAGTTGGACAGCGTCGAGCTGGCGATCCGCCGGCAATTGGGGACGGAACTCACTGACGAAAGCGTGCCCGAAGCTCCATACCCGGCGCAGGAAGCGGTACGCGCCTTCGACGCCGGAGTCCGACCATTCGAGCTGTTGGTCCGGCGGCGCGGCGAAGATGATGAACAGGCGCGCGGTGTCGGCGCCGTACTGATCGACGAGGGCTTGCGGGTCGACACCGTTGTTTTTCGATTTCGCCATTTTCTCGATGCCGCCAATGACGACCGGTGCGCCGTCGGCAGTGAGTTTTGCGGCGACGATGCGGCCTTTCTCGTCACGCTCGACTTCGACGTCGGCTGGATTGATCCACTGCTTCTTGCCGCCGTCGGCGTCGCGATAATAGGTTTCGGCGACGACCATGCCCTGGGTCAGCAGGTTCGTGAACGGTTCGGATACATTCACGAGACCTTCGTCGCGCATCGCGCGCGTGAAAAAGCGCGAATACAGCAGGTGCAGGATCGCGTGCTCGATGCCGCCGATGTACTGATCGACCGGCGCCCAGTAATTGACGCGCTCGTCGACCATCGCCTGACCGTTGTCCGCCGAGGCGTAGCGCAGGAAGTACCAGGACGATTCGACGAACGTGTCCATCGTGTCGGTTTCGCGTTTTGCCGGCTTGCCGCACTTCGGGCAGTCGCATTCGTAGAACCGGGGCATTTTCGCGAGCGGCGAACCGCGGCCGGTCACGGCGACGTCCTCGGGCAGCACGACCGGCAGTTGCTCGTCCGGCACCGGCACGTCGCCGCAATCGGCGCAGTGGATCATCGGGATCGGACAGCCCCAGTAGCGCTGGCGCGAGATGCCCCAGTCGCGCAGGCGGTACTGCGTGCGCTTCGCGCCGAGGCCTTTCGCGGTGAGCTCGGCAGCGATCGCTTCGATCGCATCGTGAAAATGCAGGCCGTCGTATTTGCCGGAATTGACCAGCCGGCCCTGCTCGGCATACGCGTCCTGCCACGGCGCGACCGTGTCGGTGTACGCGTCGCGCGTCGATCTCACGACCATCCGGATCGGCAGCCGGTACTTCGTCGCAAATGCGAAATCCCGCTCGTCGTGCGCCGGCACCGCCATCACCGCGCCTTCGCCATAGCCCATCAGCACGTAGTTCGCGATCCATACCGGCAGGTGCTCACCGGTGAGCGGGTGCACGACGCGCAGGCCTGTCGGCATGCCCTTCTTTTCCATCGTCGCCAGATCGGCTTCGGCGACGCCGCCATGCCGGCATTCCTCGATGAAGGCCGCGAGTTCCGGGTCGTTCACCGCAGCCTGGAGCGCCAGCGGATGTTCGGCAGCGACGGCGACGTAAGTCGCGCCCATCAGCGTGTCGGCGCGGGTCGTGAACACCTTCAGCACACCAGAAGCGCCGATCGTCGACACTTCATACGGGAAATGCACTTCGACGCCTTCCGAGCGGCCGATCCAGTTCTTTTGCATCAGCTTGACTTGCTCGGGCCAGCCCGTCAGCGTGTCGAGCGCTTCGAGAAGCTCATCCGCGTAGGCGGTGATCTTCATGTAGTACATCGGGATTTCGCGCTTCTCGATGAGGGCGCCGCTGCGCCAGCCGCGGCCGTCGATGACCTGCTCGTTTGCGAGCACCGTCTCGTCGACGGGGTCCCAGTTCACCGTACCGAGCTTCTTGTAGATCAGCCCTTTCTGGTACAGGCGGGTGAACAGCCACTGTTCCCAACGGTAGTAATCCGGCTTGCAGGTGGCGAGTTCGCGCGACCAGTCGAGCGCGAAACCGAGACGCTTCAACTGCGTCTTCATGTAGTCGATGTTCGCGTAGGTCCACTTCGCCGGCGGCACGTTGTTCTGGATCGCGGCGTTTTCCGCCGGCATGCCGAACGCGTCCCAGCCCATCGGCTGCAGTACGTTGAAGCCGCGCATGCGGTGGTAGCGCGCGAGGACGTCGCCGATCGTGTAGTTGCGCACGTGCCCCATGTGCAGCTTCCCCGACGGGTACGGGAACATGCTCAGG
Coding sequences within it:
- a CDS encoding glutamate-5-semialdehyde dehydrogenase; the protein is MDIHDYMQTLGRQARAASRVLATASTADKNAALVAMAAAIREQTGELLAANARDLDEARAAGLEAALIDRLTLTAKGIEAMAEGLEQVAGLPDPIGEITDVKRRPSGIQVGKMRVPLGVIGIIYEARPNVTADAAALCLKSGNAAILRGGKEALHCNQAIAQCVRTGLAAAGLPETSVQVVETTDRAAVGHLITMPEFVDVIVPRGGKGLIERISKEARVPVIKHLDGNCHVYIDRDADVAKVVPIVENAKTQRYGTCNTAESLLVAREVAPRLLPEIGRMLATKGVEMRGCEQSLAILRAAGIAADKLRAASEQDWSEEYLAPVIAVKVVADLDEAIAHINTYSSGHTEAIVTENYTSAMRFLREVDSSSVMVNASTRFADGFEYGLGAEIGISTDKIHARGPVGLDGLTSQKWIVFGNGEIRG
- the lptE gene encoding LPS assembly lipoprotein LptE, whose translation is MKSAPTRRRLVLGFGTLAAAALLGGCGFKLRGPQPLAFSSIYLGVSRQSDLGAALHRRIVANGNTTITDDPAKAEVRLEILRDQTEREILTLTGGGKVREYQLQRLMSFRLVGRNGNEWIPVTTISARREYNFDDAQILAKEQEEALLFRDMQIDLIDQLMRRLAAAKP
- the leuS gene encoding leucine--tRNA ligase codes for the protein MQDKYTPAAVEATAQQHWESTQAFKVAEDAGKPKYYCLSMFPYPSGKLHMGHVRNYTIGDVLARYHRMRGFNVLQPMGWDAFGMPAENAAIQNNVPPAKWTYANIDYMKTQLKRLGFALDWSRELATCKPDYYRWEQWLFTRLYQKGLIYKKLGTVNWDPVDETVLANEQVIDGRGWRSGALIEKREIPMYYMKITAYADELLEALDTLTGWPEQVKLMQKNWIGRSEGVEVHFPYEVSTIGASGVLKVFTTRADTLMGATYVAVAAEHPLALQAAVNDPELAAFIEECRHGGVAEADLATMEKKGMPTGLRVVHPLTGEHLPVWIANYVLMGYGEGAVMAVPAHDERDFAFATKYRLPIRMVVRSTRDAYTDTVAPWQDAYAEQGRLVNSGKYDGLHFHDAIEAIAAELTAKGLGAKRTQYRLRDWGISRQRYWGCPIPMIHCADCGDVPVPDEQLPVVLPEDVAVTGRGSPLAKMPRFYECDCPKCGKPAKRETDTMDTFVESSWYFLRYASADNGQAMVDERVNYWAPVDQYIGGIEHAILHLLYSRFFTRAMRDEGLVNVSEPFTNLLTQGMVVAETYYRDADGGKKQWINPADVEVERDEKGRIVAAKLTADGAPVVIGGIEKMAKSKNNGVDPQALVDQYGADTARLFIIFAAPPDQQLEWSDSGVEGAYRFLRRVWSFGHAFVSEFRPQLPADRQLDAVQLPEALAAVRREIHVCLRQANYDFGKHQFNTVVSAAMKILNALEKAPRDVAAAHAQVAEEGLDILLRLLAPITPHVAHALWQDCGFTGDVLHASWPEPSEDALRQDEIDLVLQVNGKLRGSLRVAAGASNSAIEALALGSETAQKFMEGKPPRKVVVVPGRLVNIVV
- the holA gene encoding DNA polymerase III subunit delta, giving the protein MNLRPEQLSAHLAKPLAPLYLLHGNEPLLVLEAADLVRAAARRQGFDERETLVVGQGFRWESLSAAAGNLSLFGGSKLIDLRIPGGKPGRDGGDALQRYARSLPSGIVTLITLPEVDWATRKTAWFTALSQLGVTVELNAPERERLGEWIAVRLARQKQTASPEALAFIAEHVEGNLLAAHQEILKLGLLHAEGSLSLEDVQNAVLNVARYDIAKLRDALVEGDPVRCTRLLEGLQGEGAAPPLVLWALANEIRMLAKLCAGKTAGQPLATLFKAERIFDERRKYALSSALGRVRTGTLRAALLHAAKIDRIIKGLAPGDVWDEFLQLAMRLARR